A window of the Brassica oleracea var. oleracea cultivar TO1000 chromosome C1, BOL, whole genome shotgun sequence genome harbors these coding sequences:
- the LOC106344934 gene encoding uncharacterized membrane protein YuiD encodes MLKQSFVSHNTNALCFSISNPKFNPLSPPKKPNRLASCALNVGLQDVTEVIHNKVLIAAGFSGAIGQLLKPFTSVVFYKKKLDFRTALQAGGFPSTHSSSVVAAATAIAFERGFDDSIFGLTVVYAVLIMYDAQGVRREVGKHARVLNKLTANARKGEVTIRLEGKEGETLESDEISEEVYLPLKESIGHTEVEVIAGALFGFLVSFGVYSLM; translated from the exons ATGCTGAAACAGAGCTTTGTGTCTCACAACACCAATGCTCTCTGTTTCTCTATATCCAACCCAAAGTTCAATCCTTTAAGCCCACCAAAGAAGCCAAATCGTCTCGCGTCGTGCGCTCTCAATGTCGGACTCCAAGATGTAACCGAAGTCATCCACAACAAG GTACTTATAGCTGCTGGGTTCTCCGGAGCGATTGGGCAGCTCTTAAAGCCCTTCACTTCTGTGGTTTTCTATAAGAAAAAACTTGACTTTAGAACCGCTTTACAAGCTGGAGGCTTCCCTTCAACACATTCCTCT TCTGTTGTGGCTGCAGCAACTGCAATTGCTTTTGAAAG GGGATTTGATGACTCTATTTTTGGTCTGACTGTGGTTTATGCTGTCCTGATCATGTATGATGCTCAG GGTGTGAGGAGAGAAGTTGGAAAGCATGCGAGAGTGTTGAACAAACTAACGGCTAATGCTCGCAAAGGTGAAGTGACAATAAGGTTAGAGGGCAAGGAAGGTGAGACTTTGGAGTCAGATGAGATCAGTGAGGAAGTGTATCTTCCGTTGAAAGAATCAATAGGGCATACTGAAGTTGAAGTCATAGCAGGAGCTTTGTTTGGTTTCTTAGTTAGCTTTGGTGTTTATTCACTTATGTAA
- the LOC106312497 gene encoding aspartic proteinase nepenthesin-1-like codes for MKRTRAALLCLLTTLLLISAAYSTVMRLEMTHRDTLFPTSFRRIEDIIGSDQKRHSLISHKRTTTKTNGGARLTLRSGFDYGAAQYFAEIRVGTPAKRFRVVVDTGSELTWVNCRFRGKGKTENRRVFRAEESSSFSRIGCLTQTCKVDLMNLFSLSSCPTPSTPCAYDYRYVDGSAAQGVFGKETFTVRLTNGRVARLPGVLVGCTNSFSGDSFRGADGVLGLALSDYSFTSKATNVFGGKFSYCLVDHLSNKNVSNYLIFGSSSFSSATKLNATRTTPLDLNVIPPFYAVNIIGLSLGETMLDIPMQVWDATQGGGTILDSGTSLTFLADAAYKAVVSGLQRYLVGLKRVKPEGLPIEYCFDTTSGFNQSKLPQLTFHFKGGARFEPHRRSYLIDAASGVKCLGFVSAGEPGTNVIGNIMQQNYLWEFDIVASTLTFAPSTCL; via the exons ATGAAGAGAACGAGAGCAGCTCTCTTGTGTCTCCTCACGACACTGCTCCTAATCTCCGCCGCATATTCCACGGTGATGCGTCTCGAGATGACACACAGGGACACTCTCTTCCCGACTTCATTTCGCCGCATTGAAGACATTATCGGCTCGGACCAGAAACGCCACAGCCTCATTTCTCATAAACGGACAACAACAAAAACCAACGGTGGAGCGAGGCTAACTCTGAGATCAGGTTTCGACTACGGAGCGGCTCAGTATTTCGCCGAGATCAGAGTCGGTACCCCGGCGAAAAGGTTCAGAGTGGTGGTGGACACAGGGAGCGAGCTGACGTGGGTGAACTGCAGGTTCCGCGGGAAAGGAAAAACAGAGAACCGTCGAGTGTTCAGAGCAGAGGAGTCTTCGAGTTTCAGCAGAATCGGATGCTTGACTCAGACTTGTAAAGTCGATCTCATGAATCTCTTCTCCCTCTCTAGTTGCCCTACACCTTCAACTCCATGCGCATACGATTACAG ATACGTGGACGGGTCAGCAGCGCAAGGCGTGTTCGGGAAGGAGACATTCACAGTTCGTCTCACCAATGGTCGTGTAGCTAGACTCCCCGGTGTACTCGTAGGTTGCACCAACTCCTTCAGTGGAGATAGCTTTCGTGGAGCCGATGGAGTGCTTGGTTTAGCCTTAAGCGACTACTCGTTCACTTCGAAAGCCACTAATGTCTTCGGTGGCAAATTCTCCTACTGCCTCGTTGACCATCTCTCCAACAAAAACGTATCTAACTATCTCATCTTCGGCTCTTCCTCCTTCTCCTCTGCCACTAAACTCAACGCCACACGAACCACCCCGCTTGATCTCAACGTCATCCCTCCCTTCTACGCCGTCAACATCATTGGACTCTCACTCGGAGAGACCATGCTCGACATCCCCATGCAAGTATGGGACGCAACACAAGGTGGTGGGACCATCTTGGACTCAGGAACCAGCCTCACGTTTTTAGCTGACGCTGCGTACAAAGCGGTTGTTTCGGGGCTTCAGCGTTACCTTGTTGGTTTGAAGAGAGTCAAACCAGAAGGTTTACCAATAGAGTATTGTTTCGATACCACGTCAGGGTTCAACCAGAGCAAGCTGCCGCAGTTGACGTTTCATTTCAAGGGCGGTGCGCGTTTTGAGCCGCATCGTAGAAGTTACCTAATAGATGCTGCGTCAGGAGTCAAGTGTTTAGGGTTTGTGTCGGCGGGAGAGCCGGGGACTAATGTCATTGGTAATATAATGCAGCAGAATTATTTGTGGGAGTTTGATATTGTGGCCTCAACTTTGACTTTTGCTCCTTCTACCTGTCTTTAG
- the LOC106294054 gene encoding serine/threonine-protein kinase AGC1-5-like has product MDLASKKSTSNDTTKEIDPTLIPKSPHAPFSLKLGDNVPRNPHFDLKKMDPLVRHQPTKSPEPPTATRGGTNEADSKHSEGDGLGTRKNLPKNLHYDPKKIVPLTTPETPSPSARTHPQRRTKSPDNKRAPRHNADSAYGDCPSATPFKPHTGGDVRWDAINSVTSRGPQIGLDSFRLLKRLGYGDIGSVYLADLQGTSAVFAIKVMDKASLASRNKLPRAQTEREILSLLDHPFLPTLYSYFETDKLYCLVMEFCSGGNLHSLRQKQPNRRFTEEAARFYASEVLLALEYLHMLGVVYRDLKPENILVRDEGHIMLSDFDLSLRCTFNPTLVKSSSVCSGGGAILNEEFAVNGCMHPSAFLPRLLPSKKTRKAKSDSGLNGLSMPELMAEPTDVRSMSFVGTHEYLAPEIIRGEGHGSAVDWWTFGIFLFELLHGTTPFKGPGNRDTLHNVVGRPLKFPDLPHVSSAARDLIRGLLVKDPHRRIAYTRGATEIKQHPFFEGVNWALVRSAAPPHIPDPVDLGPLTAARGKSKGHGSSDHYNNPMKPDAQVACAAGPATPTDDTAYVDFEYF; this is encoded by the exons ATGGACTTAGCTTCCAAGAAGAGCACATCTAATGACACCACCAAGGAGATAGACCCTACCTTGATACCCAAGTCACCTCACGCTCCATTTTCTCTTAAACTAGGAGACAATGTTCCGAGAAACCCTCATTTTGATCTCAAAAAGATGGATCCCCTCGTCAGACACCAACCCACAAAGTCACCTGAACCCCCCACCGCAACCAGAGGGGGAACCAACGAGGCTGATTCAAAGCACAGCGAAGGTGATGGCTTAGGAACGAGGAAGAATCTTCCTAAAAATCTTCACTATGATCCCAAGAAGATTGTTCCATTAACCACACCTGAAACACCCTCACCAAGCGCCAGAACTCATCCTCAACGTAGGACAAAATCTCCAGACAACAAGAGAGCCCCCAGACACAATGCAGACTCTGCCTATGGTGATTGCCCTTCAGCTACACCTTTCAAGCCTCACACGGGAGGTGACGTGAGATGGGACGCCATTAACTCGGTTACTTCAAGAGGGCCTCAGATAGGTCTAGACAGCTTCAGGCTTCTGAAACGTCTAGGGTATGGGGACATAGGCAGCGTCTATCTCGCTGACTTGCAAGGGACAAGTGCGGTTTTCGCAATAAAGGTGATGGATAAGGCCTCGTTGGCTAGTAGAAACAAGTTGCCGAGGGCTCAGACCGAAAGAGAGATCTTATCCTTGCTTGATCATCCCTTCTTGCCAACGCTTTATTCTTACTTTGAGACAGATAAGCTCTACTGCCTTGTCATGGAGTTCTGCAGCGGAGGAAATCTACATTCTCTCAGACAGAAACAGCCCAACAGGCGTTTCACAGAAGAGGCCGCGAG GTTCTACGCGTCTGAAGTGTTACTAGCATTGGAGTATCTACACATGTTGGGGGTTGTATACAGAGACTTGAAGCCAGAGAACATCTTAGTTCGAGACGAAGGCCACATAATGCTTTCAGACTTTGACCTTTCCCTCCGTTGCACCTTTAACCCAACCCTCGTGAAGTCCTCCTCCGTCTGTAGCGGAGGAGGAGCTATCCTCAACGAGGAGTTCGCCGTCAACGGCTGCATGCATCCCTCAGCCTTCCTCCCACGTCTCCTCCCTTCCAAGAAAACACGCAAAGCCAAATCAGACTCCGGCCTTAACGGCCTCTCCATGCCAGAGCTCATGGCAGAGCCAACGGATGTACGGTCAATGTCCTTTGTGGGCACACACGAGTACTTAGCTCCAGAGATCATACGTGGAGAGGGACATGGAAGTGCTGTAGACTGGTGGACGTTCGGGATCTTCCTCTTCGAGCTCTTACACGGAACAACACCGTTCAAAGGACCAGGGAATAGAGACACGCTCCACAACGTTGTTGGTCGGCCCTTGAAGTTCCCAGACCTCCCTCACGTGAGCTCAGCGGCGCGTGATCTCATTCGCGGTCTTCTAGTGAAGGATCCTCACAGGAGAATCGCTTACACAAGAGGAGCTACGGAGATAAAGCAACACCCTTTCTTTGAAGGTGTTAATTGGGCTCTGGTGCGTAGCGCTGCACCGCCGCACATTCCTGACCCTGTTGACTTGGGACCGTTGACTGCTGCTAGAGGGAAGTCCAAGGGACATGGAAGTAGTGATCACTATAATAACCCAATGAAGCCTGATGCTCAGGTCGCTTGTGCTGCTGGTCCTGCTACTCCCACTGATGATACTGCTTATGTAGACTTTGAGTACTTTTAG
- the LOC106342183 gene encoding DNA-3-methyladenine glycosylase 1-like, whose translation MSRTETVGLTRRGMLQSSSCNRLVNCSESFKRDSVISNGGSAKVRGSLERKKSKNFKEGESYPSCLITEAPGSIAAVRREEVAAQQALRKLKIAHYGRSKSTLSNFNSSKVVPLINPQPHSQRCSFLTPTSDPVYVAYHDEEWGVPVHDDKTLFELLTLSGAQVGSDWTSTLRKRHHFRKAFMEFEAEAVAKFSEKEINAISIEYKVDISKVRGVVENATKILEVKKTFGSLERYLWGFVNHKPISTNYKLGHKIPVKTSKSESISKDMVRRGFRFVGPTVVHSFMQAAGLTNDHLLTCYRHTPCTLLITNP comes from the exons ATGAGCAGAACGGAGACAGTGGGTTTGACCAGAAGAGGAATGTTGCAGTCAAGTAGTTGCAATCGCCTTGTGAACTGTTCTGAGTCCTTCAAGAGGGACAGTGTGATTAGCAACGGTGGTTCAGCTAAAGTGAGAGGAAGCTTGGAGCGCAAGAAATCAAAGAATTTTAAGGAAGGAGAAAGCTATCCTTCTTGTCTCATAACGGAGGCTCCTGGGAGTATAGCCGCCGTGAGGAGGGAGGAAGTGGCTGCACAACAAGCCCTAAGGAAACTGAAGATCGCTCATTACGGCAGATCCAAGTCAACCCTATCTAATTTCAACTCCTCCAAAGTTGTCCCTCTTATTAACCCTCAACCTCATTCCCAGAGATGCAGCTTCCTCACCCCTACTTCTG ATCCTGTTTACGTTGCCTACCATGATGAAGAATGGGGAGTCCCTGTCCATGATGACAA GACCTTGTTCGAACTGCTAACCCTTAGTGGCGCACAAGTAGGTTCTGATTGGACGTCAACTTTGAGAAAACGTCATCACTTCAGGAAGGCGTTTATGGAGTTTGAGGCGGAAGCGGTTGCCAAATTTAGCGAGAAAGAGATAAATGCAATAAGCATTGAATACAAGGTAGATATAAGCAAAGTGAGAGGTGTTGTGGAGAATGCAACAAAGATCCTCGAGGTCAAGAAAACCTTCGGGTCACTAGAGAGATACCTTTGGGGTTTTGTGAACCATAAGCCCATCTCCACGAATTACAAGCTAGGCCACAAGATTCCTGTCAAGACATCGAAGTCGGAGAGCATAAGTAAAGACATGGTTCGTCGAGGCTTCCGGTTCGTGGGTCCCACTGTGGTTCACTCCTTCATGCAAGCCGCTGGTTTAACCAATGACCACTTGCTCACTTGTTACCGTCACACTCCTTGCACTCTCCTCATTACTAATCCTTAA